One Thermococcus eurythermalis DNA segment encodes these proteins:
- a CDS encoding NADH-quinone oxidoreductase subunit K — translation MISVYYFGAITLILIGLYAVLVKKNLLKILIGLSIMETGVNLLLVSVGYVAGKSAPILSEGIGPAQAVDPIPQALVLTAIVIGVATTAMALSVAIILHEKYGTLNVEEIRRLRG, via the coding sequence ATGATTTCAGTCTACTACTTCGGTGCCATCACCCTCATACTGATAGGCCTCTACGCGGTTCTCGTTAAGAAGAACCTCCTTAAGATACTCATCGGCCTCAGCATAATGGAGACCGGCGTTAACCTTCTCCTGGTCAGCGTCGGCTACGTCGCCGGAAAGAGCGCACCCATACTCAGCGAGGGAATCGGGCCCGCCCAGGCCGTTGACCCGATCCCGCAGGCCCTCGTTCTCACTGCGATAGTCATAGGCGTTGCCACGACCGCTATGGCCCTTAGCGTCGCCATAATACTCCACGAAAAGTATGGAACCCTCAACGTTGAGGAGATAAGGAGGTTGAGAGGATGA